The following are from one region of the Nicotiana tabacum cultivar K326 chromosome 3, ASM71507v2, whole genome shotgun sequence genome:
- the LOC107785121 gene encoding coatomer subunit epsilon-1: MAAAGPDPLFGLRNNFYIGAYQAAINNSDVPNLSQDDAVERDTLVYRSYIALGSYQLVINEIDASAPTPLQAVKLLALYLASPDNKETAIAGLHELLGDPAIGSNPILRLIAGIVFTHEQDYNEALKHTNAGGTMELHALNVQILIKMHRSDYAEKQLRIMQQVDEDHTLTQLANAWLNLAVGGSKIQEAYLIFQDFSEKYQMTSLILNGKAVCCMHMGNFDEAETLLLEALNKDAKDPETLANLIVCSLHLGKPSARYLNQLKLSHPDHTLVKRAASAEESFDRAVQTVA, translated from the exons ATGGCAGCAGCAGGACCAGACCCGTTGTTCGGATTGAGGAACAACTTCTACATAGGTGCATACCAAGCCGCAATTAACAACAGTGATGTTCCCAATCTTTCACAGGACGACGCCGTTGAAAGAGACACTCTTGTTTACCGATCTTATATTGCCCTAGGGAGTTACCAG CTTGTGATCAATGAGATCGATGCATCAGCTCCTACTCCACTTCAGGCTGTCAAATTGCTTGCTTTGTACCTTGCTAGCCCTGATAATAAG GAAACAGCAATTGCTGGTCTTCATGAATTGTTAGGAGACCCAGCCATAGGAAGCAATCCTATATTAAGGCTTATTGCTGGGATTGTGTTCACGCATGAGCAGGATTACAATGAAGCTCTGAAGCACACAAATGCTGGTGGAACAATGGAATT GCATGCTTTGAACGTCCAGATACTCATTAAGATGCATAGGTCAGATTATGCAGAGAAACAGTTGAGAATCATGCAGCAAGTTGATGAAGATCATACACTAACTCAACTTGCGAATGCATGGTTAAACTTGGCAGTG gGTGGTTCAAAGATACAAGAAGCATATCTTATTTTCCAAGACTTCTCTGAGAAGTATCAGATGACTAGCTTAATCCTGAATGGAAAGGCTGTTTGTTGCATGCACATGGGTAACTTCGATGAAGCTGAGACGCTGTTGCTTGAAGCCTTGAACAAG GACGCAAAGGATCCAGAAACACTGGCTAATCTGATTGTCTGCAGTCTTCACCTTGGAAAACCATCCGCCCGTTATCTCAA CCAGCTGAAATTATCGCACCCAGACCACACACTTGTCAAGCGTGCCGCATCTGCTGAAGAAAGTTTTGATAGAGCAGTCCAAACTGTCGCTTGA